The following coding sequences are from one Daphnia pulex isolate KAP4 chromosome 11, ASM2113471v1 window:
- the LOC124207354 gene encoding nucleolar complex protein 4 homolog B-like encodes MAAPSTRKRESKQNQREIFDSIKLQTKEVIQSRKNINNIIDIQSNLESDESAVVKASIKALDKIFCHFIANGSLSEQGPVLETDADKKVREWSRERYQEFQDRLFKLIAAEQISLQELSLVHLMHLFQAEGQHPLPKLPEGREHMFPHEFLEKLMLHMLSLEKEATPLLTRFQEFMEYEDILFHLLRVLAKILKGKSNVDEKFLKNLIHILEHITLHNTPPKEEEKTKLFCSNKNHFKWNYGRAKQFFSIIWQQLLKHPLTPSLYKRVLVILPEKVLPHLDKPLLLTDFLMESYRIGGAVSILALHGVFLLMQSHNLEYPDFYTKLYALLEPGVLFVKYRARFFYLLDLFMTSTHIPEYIAAAFAKRLSRLALIAPANIVILLLHFVGNLMIRHRGLVRLMHRPEDQKDITDDPYIMSETDLNACKATESSLWEIKTLQSHVLPEIANTAKFIDRDLPKLEWDVNQDLETTLEDLLEKELKRKYPTDDIPINFEKPTKFACVKHEKLSAYFEL; translated from the exons atggcggcCCCGTCAACACGAAAACGTGAGTCCAAACAAAATCAACGAGAAATATTTGATAGCATTAAACTTCAAACTAAAGAAGTCATCCAAAGCCGTAAAAACATCAATAACATCATCGACATCCAATCCAATCTAgag AGTGATGAGAGTGCCGTAGTCAAAGCCAGTATCAAAGCTTTGgataaaattttttgccatttcaTTGCAAATGGTTCTCTGTCTGAGCAAGGCCCAGTATTGGAAACAGATGCAGATAAAAAAGTCAGAGAATGGAGCAGAGAGAGATATCAAGAATTTCAAGATCGGCTCTTCAAACTTATTGCTGCAGAGCAAATCAGTCTTCAAGAACTTTCTCTTGTTCATCTCATGCATCTTTTTCAAGCAGAAGGTCAGCATCCCCTTCCCAAATTGCCTGAAGGAAGGGAGCATATGTTTCCTCATGAGTTCCTAGAG AAGCTAATGTTGCACATGCTCAGTCTTGAAAAGGAAGCTACTCCATTACTCACTCGCTTTCAGGAATTCATGGAGTATGAGGacattttgtttcatcttcttcgtgTCTTAGCGAAAATACTGAAAGGCAAAAGCAATgttgatgaaaaatttctcAAGAACCTCATTCATATTTTGGAACACATTACATTGCACAATACTCCTCccaaggaggaagaaaaaaccaaacttttttgttcca ataaaaaccatttcaagtgGAATTACGGACGAGCCAAACAGTTCTTCAGTATCATTTGGCAGCAACTGTTAAAACATCCTCTGACTCCCAGTCTGTACAAACGAGTGCTTGTAATTCTGCCGGAAAAAGTTCTTCCGCATTTAGATAAACCTTTGTTACTCACAGATTTTCTAATGGAGTCGTACCGAATTG GCGGAGCTGTAAGCATTCTTGCTCTTCACGGAGTCTTCCTACTGATGCAAAGCCATAACTTAGAATATCCTGACTTTTACACCAAATTGTACGCCCTCTTAGAACCAGGAGTGCTTTTCGTCAAATATCGCGCGcgatttttttaccttttggaTTTGTTTATGACATCAAC ACATATTCCAGAATATATAGCTGCAGCCTTCGCAAAGCGCTTGTCCCGATTGGCGCTGATTGCTCCAGCGAACATCGTAATACTACTTCTACACTTTGTAGGCAACTTGATGATTAGACATCGTGGACTTGTACGATTAATGCATCGTCCAGAAGATCAAAAag ACATAACTGATGACCCATACATAATGAGTGAAACGGATTTGAATGCTTGCAAAGCAACTGAAAGTTCTTTATGGGAAATTAAAACCTTGCAGTCTCACGTATTGCCAGAGATAGCAAATACAGCTAAATTTATTGATCGAGACCTGCCGAAACTTGAATGGGATGTTAACCAAGATTTGGAAACTACTTTGGAAGAT CTGTTGGAGAAAGAGTTAAAGCGTAAATACCCCACAGACGATATTCCGATCAACTTCGAAAAACCAACCAAGTTTGCCTGTGTGAAACACGAAAAGCTTTCAGCTTATTTTGAATTGTGA
- the LOC124207357 gene encoding SEC14-like protein 2, with translation MNVDQLNDDQKTVLKQFREAVKDCKLPESDDVYLLRWLVARDFDLAKSEKMLRNSMEWRRKYKVDTILQEYKSPEVLTKYFASGYTGVDKLNSYTVVVRYGMMDLKGILLSAKKRDYLMHVIEIVERTFLTVRNNPKKFKKSPDSIAQSTVIFDMAGFSMRHVTFKPALDTAIQLVQLYEGNYPELLRRVYVINAPKIFSVLFSMLKPFMHEKTKNKIQIYSHDAKQWKAAILEDFDPEELPACYGGTKTDPDGNPNCITMVNMGGEVPRSYYLNGKCNISDKKPLSICSGSKEKLEFEITQAGSVLKWDFHSEESDIAFAIYRKQGSELISIVPHDRVDCHMSPEEGEIFCDYVGVYVVEFDNSFSYLRSKKIWYSITIESSKPVCQNGNNLDYLDAEICN, from the exons ATGAATGTCGACCAGCTCAACGACGACCAGAAAACTGTGTTAAAACAG TTTCGCGAGGCGGTGAAAGACTGCAAATTACCTGAATCGGACGATGTCTACCTTCTACGATGGCTCGTCG cGCGGGATTTTGATTTGGCCAAGTCGGAAAAGATGCTCCGTAAT TCAATGGAATGGCGTCGCAAGTACAAAGTGGACACGATTCTACAGGAATACAAGTCACCGGAAGTTCTGACCAAATATTTCGCCTCTGGTTACACGGGTGTGGATAAGTTGAACAGCTACACGGTGGTTGTTCGATACGGGATGATGGATTTGAAGGGCATCCTGCTATCAGCTAAGAAGAGGGACTATTTGATGCACGTTATTGAAATAGTGGAGAGAACCTTCTTAACGGTTAGAAATAATCCCAAGAAGTTTAAGAAGTCCCCCGATTCGATTGCCCAATCTACCGTAATATTTGATATGGCCGGATTCTCAATGCGCCATGTCACCTTCAAACCAG CGCTGGATACGGCCATTCAACTGGTCCAGTTGTACGAAGGAAACTACCCGGAATTGCTCCGCCGTGTGTACGTGATTAATGCCCCAAAGATCTTCTCCGTCCTGTTCTCTATGCTGAAACCTTTCATGCacgagaaaaccaaaaacaagatTCAGATCTACAGCCACGATGCGAAACAATGGAAAGCGGCCATTCTAGAAGATTTCGATCCTGAAGAGTTACCTGCCTGCTACGGTGGAACTAAGACTGATCCCGATGGAAATCCTAACTGCATTACAATG GTCAATATGGGAGGAGAAGTTCCTAGGTCGTATTATCTCAACGGGAAATGTAATATTTCCGATAAGAAGCCCTTATCAATTTGCAGTGGATCGAAGGAGAAATTAGAATTTGAAATCACGCAAGCTGGCTCCGTCCTAAA ATGGGATTTCCATTCCGAGGAAAGCGATATCGCTTTTGCCATTTATCGGAAACAAGGAAGCGAGTTGATTTCCATCGTCCCTCATGATCGAGTGGATTGTCACATGTCaccggaagagggagaaatcTTTTGCGACTACGTTGGCGTCT ATGTCGTCGAATTCGACAACAGCTTTAGCTATTTGCGCTCAAAGAAGATTTGGTATTCGATCACGATTGAATCGTCGAAACCAGTTTGTCAGAATGGCAACAACTTGGATTATTTAGATGCAGAAATCTGCAACTGA
- the LOC124207359 gene encoding SEC14-like protein 2, whose product MDLNQLSDEQKTIFKQFREAIKDCKLPESDDTYLLRWLVARDFDLVKSEKMLRNSLDWRRKNKIDLLTDSYQSPEVLTKYFSSGHLGVDKFKSYLILFRFGISDMKGIMHSSKKKDCVLHITQILEKNFLMVRNDPSKYKRSPDAIAQTCAIIDLEGFSMSHVTYKPAIDAVIQCVQMYEANYPELLRRVFIINAPKIFSILYSIVTPFIHQRTRDKIQVYGHDSKQWKAALLADIDPDQLPVSYGGTMTDPDGNPNCITKANMGGVVPKSYYFSGNKPDVGNKKSLSISRGSKEQLEFQVNQASSILKWDFHSEESDIGFAVYRKEGSELIPVVPPERVDCHLSAEEGEIPCDSTGVYVVEFDNSFSYLRSKKIWYSISIESMKLTSWSE is encoded by the exons ATGGACCTAAATCAACTCAGCGATGAGCAGAAAACCATTTTCAAACAG TTTCGCGAGGCGATTAAGGATTGCAAATTACCGGAATCTGACGACACTTATCTTTTGAGATGGCTCGTAG cgcgtgattttgatttggtcaaatctgaaaaaatgcTCCGAAAT TCGCTGGATTGGCgccgcaaaaataaaatcgactTATTGACAGATAGCTACCAGTCACCGGAAGTGTTGACCAAATACTTTTCTTCCGGGCACTTGGGGGTGGATAAGTTTAAAAGTTACTTGATTCTTTTCCGATTCGGAATTTCAGATATGAAAGGCATTATGCATTCATCCAAGAAGAAAGATTGTGTATTGCACATAACTCAAAtcctcgaaaaaaatttcttaatgGTTAGAAACGATCCATCGAAGTACAAGCGTTCACCCGATGCAATTGCCCAGACATGTGCTATTATAGACTTGGAAGGATTCTCCATGAGCCACGTCACGTACAAACCAG cGATAGATGCGGTCATTCAGTGTGTCCAGATGTACGAAGCCAACTATCCGGAATTGCTTCGGCgtgtttttataattaatgcgccaaagattttttcaattctctattCCATCGTGACACCTTTTATACACCAACGAACGAGGGATAAAATTCAAGTCTACGGCCACGATTCCAAGCAATGGAAGGCGGCCCTTCTGGCAGACATTGATCCCGATCAGCTTCCTGTTTCTTACGGAGGAACTATGACCGATCCTGATGGAAACCCAAACTGCATAACTAAg GCCAATATGGGCGGAGTAGTTCCGAAATCTTATTATTTCAGCGGCAATAAACCAGACGTTGGAAACAAGAAATCTTTGTCGATCTCAAGAGGATCAAAAGAACAACTGGAATTCCAAGTTAATCAAGcatcttctattttaaa GTGGGATTTCCATTCAGAAGAGAGCGATATCGGCTTTGCAGTTTATCGTAAAGAAGGAAGCGAATTAATTCCTGTTGTTCCACCTGAACGTGTGGACTGTCATTTGTCagcggaagagggagaaatcCCTTGTGACTCTACCGGTGTCT ATGTCGTCGAATTCGACAACAGCTTCAGCTACCTGCGCTCGAAGAAGATTTGGTATTCAATTTCGATTGAATCGATGAAATTAACCAGTTGGTCAGAATGA
- the LOC124207361 gene encoding SEC14-like protein 2, with translation MEMNQLNDEQKAVFKQFRASIQDCQLPESADTYLLRWLVARNFDLAKAENMLRNSLDWRRKYRVDLLNDGYQSPDVLTKYFAAGHLGVDKLKSNLLLIRYGMIDIKGVLLSSKKKDYVMHVVQIVEKTLAMFRKDPMKYKRSPDAISQASVIVDLEGFSMNHVTFKPALDTAIQLVQMYEANYPELLRRVFIINAPKIFSILYSIVLPFMHERTRNKIQIFSHDAKQWKAALLADIDPDQLPASYGGTMTDPDGNPNCITKVNMGGVVPNSYYFNCKPDTRNKKPLSISRGSKEQLEFQVNQAATVLRWDFHSEDSDIAFAVYRKQGSELIPVVPYDRVDCDLSAEEGAIDCYDTGVYIVEFDNSFSYFRSKKIWYSITIE, from the exons ATGGAAATGAACCAACTCAACGATGAGCAGAAAGCTGTTTTCAAACAG TTTCGCGCGTCGATTCAAGATTGCCAATTACCGGAATCGGCCGACACTTATCTTTTGAGATGGCTAGTTG CTCGTAATTTCGATTTGGCAAAAGCTGAAAACATGCTCCGTAAT TCTTTGGATTGGCGCCGCAAATATAGAGTTGACTTATTGAATGACGGCTATCAATCGCCGGACGTGTTGACCAAATACTTTGCTGCTGGGCATTTGGGTGTGGACAAGTTGAAAAGTAACTTGCTACTTATCCGATACGGAATGATAGACATCAAAGGGGTGTTGCTTTCGTCCAAGAAGAAAGACTATGTAATGCACGTAGTCCAAATAGTCGAGAAAACTTTAGCAATGTTTAGAAAGGATCCAATGAAGTACAAGCGTTCACCCGATGCCATTTCCCAGGCATCTGTTATTGTAGACTTGGAAGGGTTCTCCATGAATCACGTGACATTTAAACCCG CGCTGGATACGGCCATTCAGTTGGTCCAGATGTACGAAGCCAACTATCCGGAATTGCTCCGGCGTGTTTTTATAATCAATGCGCCcaagattttttcaattctctattCCATTGTGCTACCTTTTATGCACGAACGAACGaggaataaaattcaaatcttcAGTCACGATGCAAAACAGTGGAAGGCGGCCCTTTTGGCAGACATTGATCCCGATCAGCTTCCTGCTTCTTACGGAGGAACTATGACCGATCCTGATGGAAACCCAAACTGCATAACtaaa GTCAATATGGGCGGAGTAGTTCCCAACTCGTATTATTTCAACTGCAAGCCAGATactagaaataaaaagccTTTGTCGATCTCAAGGGGATCGAAAGAACAGTTGGAATTTCAAGTTAATCAAGCTGCCACTGTCCTGAG atgggATTTCCATTCGGAAGACAGCGATATCGCTTTTGCCGTGTATCGCAAACAAGGAAGCGAATTGATTCCGGTGGTCCCATACGATCGCGTGGATTGCGACTTGTCGGCTGAGGAGGGAGCAATTGATTGTTATGACACCGGTGTCT ATATCGTGGAATTCGACaacagtttcagttacttccGCTCAAAGAAGATTTGGTATTCCATTACGATTGAATAG
- the LOC124207360 gene encoding SEC14-like protein 2, giving the protein MDLRQLNEDQKVALKQFREAVKDCDLPDSDDTYLLRWLIARQFDLAKAEKMLRNNLESRRFYQINPCPENYVAPEVLAKYFPGGQLGVDKYNNYLMLIRFGLIDVKGLLLSEKPRVCLTYMCEDLEKVYFMAKKDPKKYKSSPTAIAQSTVIMDMDGFSMRHITYKPALDTTVKVVQIIEGMYPELLYRVYIINAPKIFSVLYSMILPFIDERTRKKIQIFSHDSKQWKAAILEDVAPEELPVMYGGTKTDPDGNPNCITLANMGGNVPKSYYMSNKLDMSNKKSLSVSRGGKETLEIQVKEAGSVLKWDFHSEDNDISFAVYRKQGSELLPIIPPNRVECAMSAEEGEIHCNETGTYVVEFDNSFSYFRSKKIWFLVTVELTSINKEE; this is encoded by the exons ATGGATCTCCGTCAGCTGAACGAGGACCAGAAAGTTGCTTTAAAACAG TTCCGTGAAGCGGTCAAAGACTGTGACCTACCAGATTCGGACGACACCTACCTTCTGCGCTGGCTCATCG CTCGTCAGTTTGACTTGGCCAAAGCTGAAAAGATGCTTCGGAAT AATTTGGAATCTCGTCGCTTCTATCAAATCAACCCCTGTCCAGAAAATTACGTTGCGCCAGAAGTGTTGGCCAAGTATTTTCCTGGTGGCCAACTGGGTGTGGACAAATACAACAACTATTTGATGCTTATTCGTTTTGGATTGATTGACGTCAAAGGCCTCTTGCTTTCGGAAAAGCCGAGAGTTTGCTTGACGTACATGTGTGAAGATTTAGAGAAGGTTTACTTCATGGCCAAAAAGGATCCCAAGAAATACAAGAGCTCCCCAACTGCCATCGCGCAGTCAACTGTTATAATGGACATGGATGGATTCTCAATGCGTCATATTACTTATAAACCGG CCTTGGACACCACCGTTAAAGTGGTTCAAATCATCGAGGGAATGTACCCGGAATTGCTCTATCGTGTATACATCATCAACGCACCCAAgattttttcggttttgtATTCAATGATATTACCCTTCATCGACGAGCGAACTAGGAAAAAGATTCAGATTTTCAGTCACGATTCCAAACAATGGAAAGCGGCCATTCTAGAAGATGTCGCTCCCGAGGAGTTGCCCGTCATGTACGGTGGAACCAAGACCGATCCCGATGGAAATCCCAACTGCATCACGTTG gCAAATATGGGAGGAAATGTTCCAAAATCTTATTACATGAGTAACAAACTCGATATGAGCAATAAGAAGTCTTTGTCGGTTTCTAGAGGAGGTAAGGAGACACTGGAAATTCAAGTCAAAGAAGCCGGATCCGTCCTTAA ATGGGATTTTCATTCTGAAGACAACGATATCTCATTCGCCGTGTATCGGAAACAAGGCAGTGAATTGCTCCCCATTATTCCACCAAATCGGGTCGAGTGTGCCATGTCTGCCGAAGAAGGAGAAATACATTGTAACGAAACTGGAACTT ATGTCGTCGAATTCGACAACAGCTTCAGCTATTTCCGCTCTAAAAAGATTTGGTTCTTAGTTACGGTTGAATTGACATCGATAAACAAGGAAGAGTGA